In Comamonas sp. lk, the following proteins share a genomic window:
- a CDS encoding PLP-dependent aminotransferase family protein — MKQNASLAAFAAPFAEPAGSPIRELFPYLSRPGMISLAGGYPSPSLFDAEGLAQAAQQAMTQGWSTLQYSATEGLPELREALALQAQERGMQATAADILVTTGSQQAFDLLVRVLVEPGDTVLVEVPAYPATLQALRLAQARILPIPMDEHGLQTDALAELLAALPAAQRPKLLYSVPNFSNPRGTLLTGERREALVQLALQYGFWVVEDDPYGELRFDDPCGLPETMPATVRGTGQRLAEAGHNPVVYLSSLSKTVAPALRVGWMLADAPLLRRCTVAKQTADLCTSALTQMVAACYLQSGRYPATVQRARQEYQRRMQTLVQGLSTGPDSGIRCSRPAGGMFVWAELDRSIHPQKLFDAAVAQGVIYVPGKAFYPADPDLHTLRMSFAAPEVAQIEQAVERLRTAVQQSR, encoded by the coding sequence ATGAAGCAGAACGCATCGCTGGCCGCTTTTGCCGCACCGTTTGCCGAACCTGCCGGTTCGCCCATACGCGAGCTGTTTCCTTATCTGTCCCGCCCCGGCATGATCTCGCTGGCTGGCGGCTACCCCTCACCCAGCCTGTTTGATGCCGAAGGCCTGGCCCAGGCAGCCCAGCAGGCCATGACGCAGGGTTGGTCCACGCTGCAATACAGCGCCACCGAAGGCCTGCCCGAGCTGCGTGAGGCTTTGGCACTGCAGGCGCAGGAGCGCGGCATGCAGGCCACGGCCGCCGACATTCTGGTGACCACGGGCTCGCAGCAAGCTTTCGACCTGCTGGTGCGCGTGCTGGTGGAGCCCGGCGATACGGTGCTGGTCGAGGTTCCGGCCTACCCCGCCACGCTGCAGGCCCTGCGCCTGGCCCAGGCCCGCATCCTACCCATTCCCATGGACGAGCACGGACTGCAGACCGACGCCCTGGCCGAGCTGCTGGCGGCCCTGCCCGCAGCACAACGCCCCAAGCTGCTGTACAGCGTGCCCAACTTCTCCAACCCGCGCGGCACGCTGCTGACGGGCGAGCGCCGCGAAGCCCTGGTGCAGTTGGCCTTGCAATACGGCTTCTGGGTGGTGGAAGACGATCCCTATGGCGAGCTGCGCTTTGACGATCCTTGCGGCCTGCCAGAAACCATGCCAGCCACCGTACGCGGCACAGGCCAGCGGCTGGCGGAGGCCGGCCACAACCCGGTCGTCTATCTGTCCAGCCTGTCCAAAACCGTGGCGCCTGCGCTGCGCGTGGGCTGGATGCTGGCCGACGCCCCGCTGCTGCGCCGCTGCACCGTGGCCAAGCAGACCGCCGATCTGTGCACCTCTGCGCTGACGCAGATGGTGGCGGCCTGCTATCTGCAAAGCGGCCGCTACCCGGCCACGGTGCAACGCGCCCGCCAGGAATACCAGCGCCGCATGCAGACCCTGGTTCAAGGCCTGAGCACAGGGCCGGACAGCGGCATACGTTGCTCGCGCCCTGCGGGCGGCATGTTTGTCTGGGCCGAGCTGGACCGCAGCATCCATCCGCAAAAGCTTTTCGACGCCGCCGTGGCCCAGGGCGTGATCTATGTGCCGGGCAAGGCCTTCTATCCGGCCGACCCCGATCTGCACACGCTGCGCATGTCGTTTGCCGCGCCCGAGGTGGCGCAGATTGAGCAAGCCGTGGAGCGGCTGCGCACCGCCGTGCAGCAAAGCCGGTAA
- a CDS encoding VOC family protein codes for MSATHTNSSRFVSSNDIRTRFSRAMSEMYRKEVPQYGTLIELVADVNALSLQADPELRQRMSRSGELERLDVERHGAIRVGSSQELATLRRLFAVMGMEPVGYYDLSVAGVPVHSTAFRPVDDDALRANPFRVFTSLLRLELIADAALRAQAAEILDRRQIFTPRALALIEQAERSGGLDSQDADAFVQEALETFRWHSDATVDAATYDALQKSHRLVADVVCFKGPHINHLTPRTLDIDTAQAGMPERGMDAKDVVEGPPQRACPILLRQTSFKALKEAIRFTDDSVDDARAGAHTARFGEIEQRGVALTRQGRALYDELLAQVRSMDNAGSASADYASRLQQVFTQFPDTHEALRQQGLAFYRYSLTEQGLAQAGQAADHEELEALIAQGLVQAEPITYEDFLPVSAAGIFQSNLGGEEQKQYQAHAAQQVFESALGARVHDEIALYERAQQQSMAQVRDSLSGALA; via the coding sequence ATGAGCGCCACGCATACCAACTCCAGCCGCTTTGTTTCCAGCAACGACATCCGCACGCGCTTCTCGCGCGCCATGTCCGAGATGTACCGCAAGGAAGTTCCGCAATACGGCACGCTGATCGAGCTGGTAGCCGATGTCAACGCCCTGAGCCTGCAAGCCGACCCAGAGCTGCGCCAGCGCATGAGCAGGAGCGGCGAGCTGGAACGCCTGGACGTGGAGCGCCACGGCGCCATCCGCGTGGGCAGCTCACAGGAACTGGCCACGCTGCGCCGCCTGTTTGCCGTGATGGGCATGGAGCCCGTGGGCTATTACGACCTCTCGGTGGCCGGCGTGCCCGTGCATTCCACGGCCTTCCGCCCTGTGGATGACGACGCTCTGCGGGCCAATCCCTTCCGGGTCTTTACCTCGCTGCTGCGCCTGGAGCTGATTGCCGATGCGGCGCTGCGCGCCCAGGCCGCCGAAATCCTGGACCGCCGCCAGATCTTCACACCCCGCGCCCTGGCGCTGATAGAGCAGGCCGAGCGCAGCGGCGGTCTGGACAGCCAGGATGCCGACGCTTTTGTGCAGGAGGCGCTGGAGACTTTCCGCTGGCACAGCGATGCCACCGTGGACGCAGCCACCTACGATGCACTGCAAAAATCGCACCGCCTGGTGGCCGATGTGGTCTGTTTCAAAGGCCCGCACATCAACCATCTGACGCCGCGCACGCTGGACATTGATACCGCCCAGGCCGGCATGCCGGAGCGCGGCATGGATGCCAAGGACGTGGTGGAAGGCCCGCCCCAGCGCGCCTGCCCTATTTTGCTGCGCCAGACCAGCTTCAAGGCGCTCAAGGAAGCCATACGCTTTACCGATGACTCTGTCGATGACGCCCGTGCCGGCGCCCACACCGCCCGCTTCGGCGAGATCGAGCAGCGCGGCGTGGCGCTGACGCGCCAGGGACGCGCCCTGTACGACGAGCTGCTGGCCCAGGTGCGCAGCATGGACAATGCCGGCAGCGCCTCGGCCGACTATGCGAGCCGCCTGCAGCAGGTCTTCACGCAGTTTCCCGACACGCACGAGGCGCTGCGCCAGCAGGGCCTGGCCTTTTACCGCTACAGCCTGACCGAGCAAGGCCTGGCCCAAGCCGGCCAGGCGGCTGACCATGAAGAGCTGGAAGCGCTGATCGCCCAGGGCCTGGTGCAGGCCGAGCCCATCACCTATGAAGACTTTCTGCCCGTGAGCGCGGCCGGCATCTTCCAGTCCAACCTGGGCGGCGAGGAGCAAAAACAATACCAGGCCCATGCTGCGCAGCAGGTCTTCGAAAGCGCCCTGGGCGCCCGCGTGCATGACGAGATCGCCTTGTACGAACGCGCCCAGCAGCAGTCCATGGCGCAGGTGCGCGACAGCCTGAGCGGAGCCCTGGCATGA
- a CDS encoding LysR family transcriptional regulator translates to MQLSRRFLPPMSLLCAFEASARLQSFTAAASELHLTQSAVSRQIRALEERLGTALFVRERQTVRLSAAGQAYAQEIRAALVRISNATLGFRTNPQGGSLNLAILPTFGTRWLAPRLPQFFSAHPGITINLTTRLSQFDFQLEAVDAAIHFGLPHWPGAELEFLMSETVVPACSPDVMERHRFAQPQDLLRAPLLHLASRPDAWRRWFGSQACQVRDMQGMLFDQFATAAQAAIAGVGVALLPKFLIQRELQSGDLVQALPQLPEVESAERYYLAWPTSRSSYPPLLAFRGWLQEASQGFKDGASKP, encoded by the coding sequence ATGCAGCTTTCCCGTCGTTTTCTGCCTCCCATGTCTCTGTTGTGCGCTTTCGAGGCTTCGGCGCGGCTGCAGAGCTTTACTGCGGCGGCGTCCGAGTTGCATCTGACGCAAAGCGCCGTCAGCCGCCAGATCCGTGCGCTGGAGGAACGCCTGGGCACGGCGCTTTTCGTGCGCGAGCGCCAGACCGTGCGGCTCAGTGCCGCAGGCCAGGCCTATGCGCAGGAGATTCGTGCGGCCCTGGTGCGCATCTCCAATGCCACGCTGGGCTTTCGCACCAATCCGCAAGGCGGCAGCCTGAACCTGGCCATCCTGCCCACGTTTGGCACGCGCTGGCTGGCGCCCAGGCTGCCGCAGTTCTTCAGCGCCCATCCTGGCATCACCATCAATCTGACCACGCGGTTGTCGCAGTTCGACTTTCAGCTGGAAGCCGTGGATGCGGCCATCCATTTCGGCCTGCCCCACTGGCCGGGTGCCGAGCTGGAGTTCTTGATGAGCGAGACCGTGGTGCCGGCCTGCAGCCCGGACGTGATGGAGCGGCACCGGTTTGCCCAGCCGCAGGACTTGCTGCGTGCGCCGCTGCTGCACCTGGCCTCGCGCCCCGATGCCTGGCGGCGCTGGTTCGGCAGCCAGGCCTGTCAGGTCCGCGATATGCAAGGCATGTTGTTCGACCAGTTCGCCACGGCGGCTCAGGCGGCGATTGCCGGTGTGGGCGTGGCCTTGCTGCCCAAGTTTCTGATCCAGCGCGAGCTGCAGAGCGGCGACCTGGTCCAGGCCTTGCCTCAGCTGCCCGAGGTCGAAAGCGCCGAGCGCTATTACCTGGCCTGGCCCACCAGCCGCTCCAGCTATCCGCCGCTGCTGGCTTTTCGCGGATGGCTGCAAGAGGCCAGCCAAGGTTTCAAGGATGGTGCCTCAAAGCCATAA
- a CDS encoding tripartite tricarboxylate transporter substrate binding protein — MQRRHFMLTSAMALGLPSVQAQSPWPQKPVRVVIPYAAGGVTDSVGRKLVDKMGQVLGHNFVVENKGGAGGTLGMAEMAKAAPDGYTLALSAISPLTLSPHLMKLPYDPFKDITAVVPMMYSPVYVLATTAFKGSSWQDLIAQAKANPGSVRIATSGIGSVGHIMVEQIQAKTGAQFIHVPYKGVGQTVTDAVGAHFEIMMGNPFSTVNSLIEQGKLRVLATTGPQRAPNQPKVATLAELGVPEANLTSLFGFMAPAGTPASIVEKLNALVQQQVQTKEIQDLLNATDNIALRQSAATFTDLLRKESDNNAAIIKKAGIRI, encoded by the coding sequence ATGCAACGTCGTCATTTCATGCTCACAAGCGCCATGGCGCTGGGCCTGCCTTCCGTCCAGGCACAAAGCCCTTGGCCCCAGAAACCCGTGCGGGTCGTGATTCCGTATGCCGCAGGCGGTGTGACGGACAGTGTCGGCCGCAAGCTCGTGGACAAGATGGGCCAAGTCCTGGGACACAACTTTGTTGTCGAAAACAAAGGCGGAGCAGGCGGCACGCTTGGCATGGCAGAAATGGCCAAGGCTGCGCCCGATGGCTACACGCTGGCGCTCAGCGCCATCAGTCCGTTGACGCTGTCACCGCACCTGATGAAGCTGCCTTACGATCCGTTCAAAGACATTACGGCGGTCGTCCCCATGATGTACTCGCCCGTCTATGTGCTGGCCACCACCGCGTTCAAGGGCAGCAGCTGGCAAGACCTGATTGCGCAAGCCAAGGCCAACCCGGGCAGTGTTCGGATTGCCACTTCGGGGATTGGCTCGGTCGGTCACATCATGGTGGAGCAGATTCAGGCCAAGACCGGCGCGCAGTTCATCCATGTGCCCTACAAAGGCGTGGGGCAGACCGTCACCGATGCAGTAGGTGCACATTTCGAAATCATGATGGGCAACCCGTTTTCGACCGTCAACAGCCTGATCGAACAAGGCAAGCTGCGTGTGCTGGCAACCACGGGCCCTCAACGTGCGCCCAACCAGCCCAAAGTGGCGACCCTGGCAGAGTTGGGCGTGCCAGAGGCCAACCTCACCTCTCTCTTCGGCTTCATGGCCCCGGCAGGCACGCCAGCGAGCATTGTGGAAAAGCTTAATGCCCTGGTGCAGCAGCAGGTGCAAACCAAGGAAATTCAAGACCTGCTGAACGCCACGGACAACATCGCCTTGCGGCAAAGCGCTGCCACATTCACGGACTTGCTGCGCAAGGAAAGTGACAACAACGCGGCCATCATCAAAAAGGCCGGCATCCGGATCTGA
- a CDS encoding transporter substrate-binding domain-containing protein — protein sequence MRLMTANITLACTALLAAFGAQAQTAPGGTLDKVQKSGKVVIGVRESSAPMAYAIGANHRFAGYHVELCEKVLAQIAPSAKIEYMAITAQNTMPLVQNGTVDLGCGPTTNNLSRQKLVSFAVTTYVSQVRMAVRADSPVTSFKQLDGKTVAASTGTTAVQLLRKFGHENNVKLPTQLGKDHFESFLMLESGRADAFVLDDNLLAGVLANSKDPKGYKIVGEVLGSEPIALLMRKDDPTFKKAVDDALMRMMKSGEVAKVYDKWFMQPIPPKEMPLNLPMSDTLKQLLQNPNDKPLEAYAS from the coding sequence ATGCGCTTGATGACCGCGAACATAACGCTGGCATGTACCGCCCTTCTGGCCGCTTTTGGCGCCCAAGCACAGACTGCGCCCGGCGGAACGCTGGACAAGGTTCAGAAATCCGGCAAGGTCGTCATCGGCGTGCGCGAAAGCTCGGCACCCATGGCTTACGCCATAGGCGCCAATCACCGCTTCGCCGGCTACCACGTGGAGCTGTGCGAGAAGGTGCTGGCCCAGATCGCCCCCAGCGCCAAGATTGAGTACATGGCCATCACGGCCCAGAACACCATGCCCCTGGTGCAGAACGGCACGGTAGACCTGGGCTGCGGCCCCACGACCAACAACCTGAGCCGCCAGAAGCTGGTGTCCTTTGCCGTCACCACCTATGTCAGCCAGGTGCGCATGGCCGTGCGTGCGGACTCACCCGTCACCTCGTTCAAACAGCTGGACGGCAAGACCGTGGCGGCATCGACCGGCACCACCGCCGTGCAGCTGCTGCGCAAGTTCGGCCACGAGAACAATGTGAAGCTGCCGACCCAGCTGGGCAAGGACCACTTCGAGAGCTTTTTGATGCTGGAGTCCGGCCGCGCCGATGCCTTTGTGCTGGACGACAACCTGCTGGCCGGCGTGCTGGCCAACTCCAAGGACCCCAAGGGCTACAAGATCGTGGGCGAGGTGCTGGGGTCCGAACCCATCGCCCTGCTGATGCGCAAGGACGACCCCACATTCAAGAAAGCCGTGGACGACGCGCTGATGCGCATGATGAAGAGCGGCGAAGTGGCCAAGGTCTACGACAAGTGGTTTATGCAGCCCATTCCGCCCAAGGAAATGCCGCTGAACCTGCCCATGAGCGACACCCTCAAGCAACTGCTGCAAAACCCCAACGACAAGCCGCTGGAAGCCTACGCATCGTAA
- a CDS encoding DUF2760 domain-containing protein: MTANTPPSFLSRIAIAIGSFFAILGNGRLAADVNRVRAGEAFAADVAPKEVRVEVPVEKIVEVRVEVPVEKIVEKTVEKRVEVPVERLVEKTVEVSTDTAALQLLGLMQREARFVDFVQEDVAPYTDAEIGAAARVVHEGCRKVLREHFTIAPVRSEAEGSRLTLQAGFDASAVRLTGNVVGQAPFTGTLSHRGWQVTDVKLPQLTDIQAAKVIAQAEVEL, translated from the coding sequence ATGACTGCCAACACACCCCCCTCATTCCTCAGCCGCATCGCCATCGCGATCGGCAGCTTTTTTGCCATCCTCGGCAACGGCCGCCTGGCCGCCGATGTGAACCGCGTACGCGCGGGCGAAGCCTTTGCCGCCGACGTGGCGCCCAAGGAAGTGCGTGTCGAAGTTCCCGTAGAGAAAATCGTCGAAGTCCGCGTGGAAGTCCCGGTCGAGAAGATCGTGGAAAAAACAGTGGAAAAGCGCGTCGAAGTGCCGGTGGAGCGACTGGTTGAAAAGACCGTGGAAGTGTCCACCGATACCGCAGCCCTGCAGTTGCTGGGCCTGATGCAGCGCGAAGCACGCTTTGTGGATTTCGTCCAGGAAGACGTGGCGCCCTATACCGATGCCGAAATCGGCGCCGCCGCCCGTGTGGTGCATGAAGGCTGCCGCAAGGTGCTGCGCGAGCATTTCACCATTGCTCCCGTGCGCTCCGAGGCCGAAGGCTCCCGCCTCACGCTGCAGGCCGGCTTTGACGCTTCCGCCGTGCGCCTGACCGGCAATGTGGTCGGCCAGGCCCCGTTCACCGGCACGCTGTCCCACCGTGGCTGGCAAGTCACCGACGTCAAGCTGCCCCAGCTGACCGACATCCAGGCCGCCAAGGTCATCGCCCAAGCCGAAGTGGAGCTGTAA
- a CDS encoding Hsp70 family protein: MNMFSSIAASGNAAQTPAVDAANTVAASAQAASTTGQNRSESAAQFSIGIDLGTTHCALSYVDKTASDGEKIVQGVLDIPQLSAPASVEAQPLLPSFLYLPHESELSEAERNLPGAAAQDFIVGEFARSRGAATPIRLVSSAKSWLCHPGVDRRSPLLPADAPEEVSRISPLTASIRYLEHLRWAWEQAHPEAPFAQQDITVTIPASFDPAARELTAEACKAAGFHNLTLLEEPQAALYSWIQASGGDWRKQVNNGDVILVVDVGGGTTDLSLIAVREREGNLELQRIAVGEHILLGGDNMDLALAYGVARKLAAEGKQLDAWQTRALAHGCRAAKEQLLADENLQAVPVVVPSRGSKLIGGSIRTEVTRSEVLAMLVEGFFPKVAVSAKPQTRARAALTQLGLPYAQDAAVTRHLAAFLSRQVNALAEIDGLNAGQVDGSTFLHPTAILFNGGVLKAAQIEQRILEVINGWLDEEACEPARLLDGANLDLAVARGAAYYGHIATSGRGVRIRGGTAQSYYVGVESNMPAIPGMEPPLSALCLAPFGMEEGTEVALTDLELGLVVGEPVRLRFFGSSVRRADQVGTMLDFWGPEELVELQEIELNLPAAGRAAGEVVPVTLEARVTDIGTLELNAVPVGGTDRWKVEFDVRAETSAEAAE; this comes from the coding sequence ATGAATATGTTCTCTTCGATTGCTGCCTCCGGCAATGCTGCGCAGACTCCCGCCGTGGATGCTGCAAATACCGTAGCTGCGAGCGCACAAGCAGCAAGCACTACAGGCCAAAACCGCTCTGAATCTGCGGCGCAGTTCAGCATCGGCATCGACCTGGGCACCACGCATTGCGCGCTGTCCTATGTGGACAAGACTGCCAGCGACGGCGAGAAAATCGTCCAAGGCGTGCTGGACATTCCCCAGCTCTCGGCTCCGGCCAGCGTCGAGGCCCAGCCTCTGTTGCCGTCCTTTCTCTACCTGCCGCATGAAAGCGAGCTGAGCGAGGCCGAGCGCAACTTGCCCGGTGCGGCAGCGCAGGATTTCATCGTCGGTGAATTCGCCCGCAGCCGTGGCGCAGCCACACCGATTCGTCTGGTCAGCAGCGCCAAAAGCTGGCTTTGCCACCCCGGCGTCGATCGCCGCTCGCCCTTGCTGCCAGCCGATGCGCCCGAGGAAGTCAGCCGCATCTCGCCGCTAACGGCCTCTATCCGTTATCTCGAGCATCTGCGCTGGGCCTGGGAACAAGCCCACCCCGAGGCTCCGTTTGCCCAGCAAGACATCACCGTCACCATTCCTGCCTCCTTCGACCCGGCGGCGCGCGAGCTGACGGCCGAGGCCTGCAAGGCTGCCGGTTTCCACAATCTCACCTTGCTGGAAGAACCCCAGGCCGCGCTTTACAGCTGGATTCAGGCCAGCGGCGGCGACTGGCGCAAGCAGGTCAACAACGGCGACGTGATTCTGGTCGTCGACGTGGGCGGCGGCACCACCGATTTGTCGCTGATCGCCGTGCGCGAACGCGAAGGCAATCTGGAGCTGCAACGCATTGCCGTGGGCGAGCACATCTTGCTCGGCGGCGACAATATGGACCTGGCCCTTGCCTATGGCGTGGCCCGCAAGCTGGCGGCCGAGGGCAAGCAGCTGGACGCCTGGCAAACGCGCGCCCTGGCCCACGGCTGCCGCGCTGCTAAGGAGCAGCTGCTGGCCGACGAAAACCTGCAAGCCGTGCCCGTGGTCGTGCCCAGCCGTGGCAGCAAGCTCATCGGTGGCAGCATTCGCACCGAAGTCACGCGCAGCGAAGTGCTGGCCATGCTGGTTGAAGGTTTCTTCCCCAAGGTCGCCGTCAGCGCCAAGCCCCAGACCCGCGCCCGCGCAGCTCTGACACAGCTGGGCTTGCCTTATGCGCAAGACGCAGCCGTTACCCGCCATCTGGCCGCCTTTCTGAGCCGCCAGGTCAACGCACTGGCCGAGATCGACGGCCTGAACGCCGGGCAGGTGGATGGCTCCACCTTCCTGCACCCCACGGCCATTCTGTTCAATGGCGGCGTGCTCAAGGCCGCGCAGATCGAACAGCGCATTCTGGAAGTCATCAATGGCTGGCTGGACGAAGAAGCTTGCGAGCCGGCCCGCCTGCTGGACGGCGCCAACCTCGATCTGGCCGTTGCCCGTGGCGCGGCCTATTACGGCCACATCGCCACCAGCGGCCGTGGCGTGCGCATCCGTGGCGGCACCGCACAGTCCTATTACGTGGGCGTGGAGAGCAATATGCCGGCCATCCCCGGCATGGAGCCGCCCCTGTCCGCCCTGTGCCTGGCACCGTTCGGCATGGAAGAGGGCACGGAAGTGGCCTTGACCGATCTGGAGCTGGGCCTGGTCGTGGGCGAGCCCGTGCGCCTGCGCTTCTTTGGCTCCAGCGTGCGCCGCGCCGATCAGGTCGGCACCATGCTGGATTTCTGGGGGCCCGAGGAACTGGTGGAGTTGCAAGAGATCGAGCTGAACCTGCCTGCGGCTGGCCGTGCGGCCGGTGAAGTCGTGCCCGTGACCCTGGAAGCCCGCGTCACCGATATCGGCACGCTGGAACTCAATGCCGTGCCCGTGGGTGGAACCGACCGCTGGAAGGTGGAGTTTGATGTGCGGGCCGAGACTTCGGCGGAAGCTGCCGAGTAA